The following proteins are co-located in the Callospermophilus lateralis isolate mCalLat2 chromosome 8, mCalLat2.hap1, whole genome shotgun sequence genome:
- the Rgs12 gene encoding regulator of G-protein signaling 12 isoform X3, whose translation MFKEQQLQIFNLMKFDSYTRFLKSQLYQECILAEVEGRALPDSQQVPSSPASKHSISSDHSSVSTPKKLSGKSKSGRSLNEDVGDEDNEKKRKGAFFSWSRNRSTGRSQKRKEHGDHANDSPHANGGLCRRESQGSVSSSGSLDLAETSRTSAPERDKTAKHCRVHLPDGTSCAVAVKAGFSIKEVLTGLCERHGINGAAVDLFLVGGDKPLVLHQDSSILASRDLRLEKRTLFRLDLVPINRSVGLKAKPTKPVTEVLRPVVAKYGLDLGSLLVRLNGEKEPLDLGAPISSLDGQRVVLEEKVPSRGKAPADKQKGVPSRASTAVNSSPRNHAAMGEERTLGKSNSIKIKGENGKNARDPRLSKREESIAKIGKKKYQKINLDEAEEFFELISKAQSNRADDQRGLLRKEDLVLPEFLRLPAGSAELALSTSAPAKGFSKRPVAGCGQERAVQPSGSWEPAQDCSDSPATSPGSAQSPSSTHSPGSAHSTPGVPGTTAPGQNTPGEPFCAPQGQEGTTQIWRRQSRDVEAGDIQTVEEEHVADLTLMGEGDISSPNSTLLPPSPSPQDTPGPPRPGGRARGSRGLPVNRTIDVDLVPDVAARLGGDVLGARVGGPLMSGCPGQVSPVPGEPAKPPASTHRATYV comes from the exons ATTTTCAACCTGATGAAGTTTGATAGCTACACTCGCTTTCTGAAATCCCAGCTGTATCAAGAGTGCATCCTGGCTGAGGTGGAAGGCCGCGCCCTCCCAGACTCACAGCAGGTTCCCAGCAGCCCTGCCTCTAAGCACAGCATCAGCTCCGACCATTCCAGCGTGTCCACTCCAAAAAAG TTAAGTGGGAAGTCAAAATCAGGAAGATCCCTGAATGAAGACGTGGGGGACGAGGACAATGAGAAGAAACGGAAAGGGGCCTTTTTCTCTTGGTCAAGGAATAGGAGCACTGGGCGGTCCCAGAAGAGGAAGGAGCATGGGGACCATGCCAACG ATTCCCCTCATGCCAATGGAGGCCTGTGCCGCCGTGAGTCCCAGGGCTCTGTGTCGTCGTCAGGGAGCCTGGACCTG GCAGAgaccagcaggacctctgcacctGAGAGAGACAAGACTGCCAAGCACTGTCGTGTCCACCTCCCGGACGGGACATCCTGTGCCGTGGCTGTCAAGGCAGGGTTCTCCATCAAAGAGGTCCTGACTGGACTCTGTGAGCGACATGGCATCAATGGGGCTGCTGTGGACCTCTTCCTGGTGGGCGGGGACAAG CCACTGGTGCTGCATCAGGACAGCAGCATCTTAGCCTCGAGGGACCTGCGCCTAGAAAAGCGTACTTTGTTTCG GCTGGATCTCGTTCCAATTAACCGGTCCGTGGGACTCAAGGCCAAGCCCACCAAGCCTGTCACAGAGGTGCTGCGGCCAGTGGTGGCCAAGTATGGCCTGGACCTTGGCAGCCTGCTGGTGAGGCTG AATGGAGAGAAGGAGCCCCTGGACCTTGGTGCCCCCATATCGAGTCTGGATGGACAGAGAGTTGTCCTGGAGGAAAAGGTCCCTTCCCGAGGAAAAG CGCCCGCAGATAAGCAGAAAGGTGTGCCCAGCCGAGCGAGCACGGCAGTGAACTCCAGCCCCAGAAACCACGCGGCTATG GGTGAGGAAAGAACACTAGGCAAGTCTAATTCTattaaaataaaaggagaaaatggaaaaaatgctAGGGATCCCCGGCTTTCAAAGAGAGAAGAATCTATTGcaaagattgggaaaaaaaaatatcagaaaattaaTTTGGACGAAGCAGAGG agttttttgagctcatttccAAAGCTCAGAGCAACCGAGCAGATGACCAGCGTGGGCTGCTGAGGAAGGAAGACCTGGTGTTGCCCGAGTTCCTTCGCTTGCCTGCTGGTTCTGCAGAGCTCGCCCTCTCCACCTCGGCCCCGGCCAAAGGCTTTAGCAAGAGACCCGTGGCGGGCTGTGGCCAGGAGCGAGCAGTCCAGCCTTCCGGGAGCTGGGAGCCAGCCCAGGACTGCAGCGACAGCCCAGCCACCAGCCCTGGCTCTGCCCAGAGCCCCAGCTCCACCCACAGCCCTGGGTCCGCCCACAGCACCCCTGGGGTCCCTGGGACTACTGCACCTGGACAGAATACTCCTGGAGAGCCCTTCTGTGCCCCCCAGGGGCAGGAGGGCACTACGCAGATCTGGAGGAGGCAGTCAAGGGACGTAGAGGCTGGGGACATCCAGACCGTGGAGGAAGAGCATGTGGCTGACCTGACCCTAATGGGGGAGGGGGACATCAGCAGCCCCAACAGCACactgctgcctccatcccccagtcCCCAGGACACACCCGGACCTCCAAGACCAG GAGGCAGGGCCCGTGGCAGCCGAGGCCTCCCGGTCAACAGGACCATCGATGTGGACCTCGTCCCTGATGTGGCGGCCAGGCTAGGTGGTGACGTGCTGGGGGCGAGGGTTGGTGGGCCCCTGATGTCAGGATGCCCTGGCCAGGTGAGCCCTGTCCCAGGTGAGCCGGCCAAGCCCCCGGCTAGCACACACCGGGCCACCTATGTCTGA
- the Hgfac gene encoding hepatocyte growth factor activator serine protease isoform X1, protein MGRWAWVPSPCPPPGLCAFLLLLLLLPRGTQPQARGDGTEPPEPNATAPLGGPMIPVTSVTLKTPATSAPEAEVEAEGPQGGELQSPTRVAPSRNGPGSQVLTEAGQPCRFPFRYGGRMLHSCTLEGSARRKWCATTHNYDRDRAWGYCVEVVLPLEDPAALDPCASGPCLNGGTCSSTQDPVSYHCTCPLAFTGKNCNIGKCFDETRYEYLEVGDRWARVHQGHVEQCDCMGGQAQCEDAHHTACLSSPCLNGGTCHLILGTGTSVCACPPGYAGRLCNIVPTERCFLGNGTEYRGVASTAASGLGCLAWNSDLLYQELHVDSVGAAALLGLGPHAYCRNPDKDERPWCYVVKDSALSWEYCRLASCDLVTSAPESLVRVQPPPPEVLVTLPEPAPAGRPTCGKRHKKRTFLRPRIVGGSSSLPGSHPWLAAIYIGGSFCAGSLIHTCWVVSAAHCFSSSPSRESVSVVLGQHFFNRTTDVTQTFGIEKYIPYSLYSVFNPSDHDLVLIRLKKKGERCAVRSQFVQPICLPEPGVSFPPGQKCQIAGWGHVDENVSSYSSSLREALVPLVPDHKCRSPEVHGADISPNMLCAGYFDCKADACQGDSGGPLACEKNGVAYLYGIISWGDGCGRGKPGVYTRVANYVDWISDRIRPSKRPAAPS, encoded by the exons ATGGGGCGCTGGGCCTGggtccccagcccctgccccccACCTGGGCTGTGTGccttcctgctgctgctgctgctgctgccgcgggGGACCCAGCCCCAGGCCAGAGGG GATGGCACAGAACCCCCAGAACCTAATGCCACAGCCCCCCTTGGGGGCCCCATGATCCCTGTGACCTCTGTGACCCTCAAGACCCCAGCAACAAGTGCTCCAGAGGCAGAGGTGGAGGCAGAGGGACCCCAAGGTGGGGAGCTCCAGTCCCCAACCAGGGTGGCTCCCTCCCGCAATGGCCCAGGGAGCCAAG TGCTCACCGAGGCCGGGCAGCCCTGCAGGTTCCCCTTCCGCTACGGAGGCCGGATGCTGCACTCCTGCACCCTGGAGGGAAGCGCCCGCAGGAAGTG GTGTGCGACCACTCACAACTATGACCGGGACAGGGCCTGGGGCTACTGTGTGGAGGTTGTCCTGCCTCTGGAGGACCCAG CTGCCCTTGACCCCTGTGCCTCCGGGCCTTGCCTCAATGGGGGCACGTGCTCCAGCACCCAAGACCCCGTGTCCTATCATTGCACCTGCCCCCTGGCCTTCACTGGCAAGAACTGCAACATTG GGAAGTGCTTCGACGAGACCCGCTACGAGTACCTGGAGGTGGGTGACCGCTGGGCCCGCGTGCACCAGGGCCACGTGGAGCAGTGTGACTGCATGGGTGGCCAGGCCCAGTGCGAAGATGCCCACCACACAG CTTGCCTGAGCAGCCCATGCCTGAACGGGGGTACCTGCCACCTGATCCTGGGCACGGGGACCAGCGTCTGCGCCTGCCCGCCAGGCTATGCTGGGAGGCTCTGCAACATTG TGCCCACAGAGCGCTGCTTCCTGGGGAATGGCACTGAGTACCGTGGCGTGGCCAGCACTGCGGCCTCCGGCCTGGGCTGCCTGGCCTGGAACTCCGACTTGCTGTACCAGGAGCTGCACGTGGACTCGGTGGGCGCTGCCGCCCTGCTAGGCCTGGGCCCCCACGCCTACTGCCG GAACCCAGACAAAGATGAGAGGCCGTGGTGCTACGTGGTGAAGGACAGCGCGCTCTCCTGGGAGTACTGCCGCCTGGCCTCCT GTGACCTGGTGACCTCTGCTCCAGAATCCTTGGTCAGAGTCCAGCCCCCACCCCCTGAGGTCCTGGTGACCCTGCCAGAGCCAGCCCCAGCTGGACGCCCAACCTGTGGCAAGAGGCACAAGAAGAGGACATTCCTGCGGCCACGGATAGTGGGCGGCTCCTCCTCCCTGCCTGGCTCCCACCCCTGGCTGGCTGCCATCTACATAGGGGGCAGCTTCTGTGCTGGGAGCCTCATCCACACCTGCTGGGTCGTGTCTGCTGCCCACTGCTTCTCCAGCAG TCCCTCCAGGGAGAGCGTCTCGGTGGTGCTGGGCCAGCACTTCTTCAATCGCACCACAGACGTGACCCAGACGTTTGGCATCGAGAAGTACATCCCCTACTCCCTGTACTCGGTGTTCAACCCCAGTGACCATGACCTTG TCCTGATCCGGCTGAAGAAGAAGGGAGAGCGCTGTGCTGTCCGCTCCCAGTTTGTCCAGCCCATCTGCCTGCCCGAGCCTGGTGTCTCCTTCCCCCCTGGACAAAAGTGCCAGATTGCAGGCTGGGGCCATGTGGACGAGA ATGTGAGCAGCTACTCCAGCTCTCTACGGGAGGCACTGGTGCCCCTGGTCCCTGACCACAAGTGCCGCAGCCCCGAGGTCCATGGTGCCGACATCAGCCCCAACATGCTCTGCGCGGGCTACTTCGACTGCAAGGCCGACGCTTGCCAG GGTGACTCGGGTGGGCCCCTGGCCTGTGAGAAGAACGGGGTGGCCTACCTGTATGGCATCATCAGCTGGGGCGATGGCTGTGGGCGCGGCAAGCCAGGCGTGTACACCCGCGTGGCCAACTATGTGGATTGGATCAGTGACCGGATACGGCCTTCCAAGCGGCCTGCAGCACCCTCCTGA
- the Hgfac gene encoding hepatocyte growth factor activator serine protease isoform X2 → MGRWAWVPSPCPPPGLCAFLLLLLLLPRGTQPQARGDGTEPPEPNATAPLGGPMIPVTSVTLKTPATSAPEAEVEAEGPQGGELQSPTRVAPSRNGPGSQVLTEAGQPCRFPFRYGGRMLHSCTLEGSARRKWCATTHNYDRDRAWGYCVEVVLPLEDPAALDPCASGPCLNGGTCSSTQDPVSYHCTCPLAFTGKNCNIGKCFDETRYEYLEVGDRWARVHQGHVEQCDCMGGQAQCEDAHHTACLSSPCLNGGTCHLILGTGTSVCACPPGYAGRLCNIVPTERCFLGNGTEYRGVASTAASGLGCLAWNSDLLYQELHVDSVGAAALLGLGPHAYCRNPDKDERPWCYVVKDSALSWEYCRLASCESLVRVQPPPPEVLVTLPEPAPAGRPTCGKRHKKRTFLRPRIVGGSSSLPGSHPWLAAIYIGGSFCAGSLIHTCWVVSAAHCFSSSPSRESVSVVLGQHFFNRTTDVTQTFGIEKYIPYSLYSVFNPSDHDLVLIRLKKKGERCAVRSQFVQPICLPEPGVSFPPGQKCQIAGWGHVDENVSSYSSSLREALVPLVPDHKCRSPEVHGADISPNMLCAGYFDCKADACQGDSGGPLACEKNGVAYLYGIISWGDGCGRGKPGVYTRVANYVDWISDRIRPSKRPAAPS, encoded by the exons ATGGGGCGCTGGGCCTGggtccccagcccctgccccccACCTGGGCTGTGTGccttcctgctgctgctgctgctgctgccgcgggGGACCCAGCCCCAGGCCAGAGGG GATGGCACAGAACCCCCAGAACCTAATGCCACAGCCCCCCTTGGGGGCCCCATGATCCCTGTGACCTCTGTGACCCTCAAGACCCCAGCAACAAGTGCTCCAGAGGCAGAGGTGGAGGCAGAGGGACCCCAAGGTGGGGAGCTCCAGTCCCCAACCAGGGTGGCTCCCTCCCGCAATGGCCCAGGGAGCCAAG TGCTCACCGAGGCCGGGCAGCCCTGCAGGTTCCCCTTCCGCTACGGAGGCCGGATGCTGCACTCCTGCACCCTGGAGGGAAGCGCCCGCAGGAAGTG GTGTGCGACCACTCACAACTATGACCGGGACAGGGCCTGGGGCTACTGTGTGGAGGTTGTCCTGCCTCTGGAGGACCCAG CTGCCCTTGACCCCTGTGCCTCCGGGCCTTGCCTCAATGGGGGCACGTGCTCCAGCACCCAAGACCCCGTGTCCTATCATTGCACCTGCCCCCTGGCCTTCACTGGCAAGAACTGCAACATTG GGAAGTGCTTCGACGAGACCCGCTACGAGTACCTGGAGGTGGGTGACCGCTGGGCCCGCGTGCACCAGGGCCACGTGGAGCAGTGTGACTGCATGGGTGGCCAGGCCCAGTGCGAAGATGCCCACCACACAG CTTGCCTGAGCAGCCCATGCCTGAACGGGGGTACCTGCCACCTGATCCTGGGCACGGGGACCAGCGTCTGCGCCTGCCCGCCAGGCTATGCTGGGAGGCTCTGCAACATTG TGCCCACAGAGCGCTGCTTCCTGGGGAATGGCACTGAGTACCGTGGCGTGGCCAGCACTGCGGCCTCCGGCCTGGGCTGCCTGGCCTGGAACTCCGACTTGCTGTACCAGGAGCTGCACGTGGACTCGGTGGGCGCTGCCGCCCTGCTAGGCCTGGGCCCCCACGCCTACTGCCG GAACCCAGACAAAGATGAGAGGCCGTGGTGCTACGTGGTGAAGGACAGCGCGCTCTCCTGGGAGTACTGCCGCCTGGCCTCCTGTG AATCCTTGGTCAGAGTCCAGCCCCCACCCCCTGAGGTCCTGGTGACCCTGCCAGAGCCAGCCCCAGCTGGACGCCCAACCTGTGGCAAGAGGCACAAGAAGAGGACATTCCTGCGGCCACGGATAGTGGGCGGCTCCTCCTCCCTGCCTGGCTCCCACCCCTGGCTGGCTGCCATCTACATAGGGGGCAGCTTCTGTGCTGGGAGCCTCATCCACACCTGCTGGGTCGTGTCTGCTGCCCACTGCTTCTCCAGCAG TCCCTCCAGGGAGAGCGTCTCGGTGGTGCTGGGCCAGCACTTCTTCAATCGCACCACAGACGTGACCCAGACGTTTGGCATCGAGAAGTACATCCCCTACTCCCTGTACTCGGTGTTCAACCCCAGTGACCATGACCTTG TCCTGATCCGGCTGAAGAAGAAGGGAGAGCGCTGTGCTGTCCGCTCCCAGTTTGTCCAGCCCATCTGCCTGCCCGAGCCTGGTGTCTCCTTCCCCCCTGGACAAAAGTGCCAGATTGCAGGCTGGGGCCATGTGGACGAGA ATGTGAGCAGCTACTCCAGCTCTCTACGGGAGGCACTGGTGCCCCTGGTCCCTGACCACAAGTGCCGCAGCCCCGAGGTCCATGGTGCCGACATCAGCCCCAACATGCTCTGCGCGGGCTACTTCGACTGCAAGGCCGACGCTTGCCAG GGTGACTCGGGTGGGCCCCTGGCCTGTGAGAAGAACGGGGTGGCCTACCTGTATGGCATCATCAGCTGGGGCGATGGCTGTGGGCGCGGCAAGCCAGGCGTGTACACCCGCGTGGCCAACTATGTGGATTGGATCAGTGACCGGATACGGCCTTCCAAGCGGCCTGCAGCACCCTCCTGA